A genomic segment from Nicotiana tabacum cultivar K326 chromosome 7, ASM71507v2, whole genome shotgun sequence encodes:
- the LOC107803308 gene encoding zinc-finger homeodomain protein 4 encodes MEIPSQEEEMPMPINSTYVGGGGGHGHGHIIHHDPTPVPNNTNHIIPSSVANSINGPPIEATPVSADHHVPYKKIVRYKECLKNHAAAMGGNATDGCGEFMPSGEEGTIEALICSACNCHRNFHRKEIEGEQQLLQLQPPPSSCDYYNLNRGGKKVYLGHSHNHHKSLLGPEQYGTIIPSRATAPHHHQMIMSYNNMGSLPSESEEHEDINGGGGVMAMAMARPLHHHNQMVKKRFRTKFTQEQKEKMFNFAEKVGWKIQKQEETVVQQFCQELGIKRRVLKVWMHNNKHNLAKKNSNVTIPQNQV; translated from the exons ATGGAAATTCCAAGTCAAGAAGAGGAAATGCCAATGCCAATTAACAGTACATAtgttggaggaggaggaggacatGGTCATGGCCACATAATACATCATGATCCTACACCAGTACCCAACAATACTAATCACATTATACCTTCTTCTGTTGCAAATTCCATCAATGGCCCTCCCATTGAAGCAACACCAGTATCAGCAGATCATCATGTGCCTTACAAGAAGATTGTCAG GTACAAAGAATGCCTCAAGAACCATGCAGCAGCAATGGGTGGAAATGCAACTGATGGATGTGGTGAGTTTATGCCAAGTGGTGAAGAAGGTACAATAGAAGCACTCATTTGTTCAGCTTGCAATTGTCATAGAAATTTCCACAGAAAAGAAATAGAAGGTGAGCAGCAACTTCTTCAACTACAACCACCACCTTCCTCTTGTGATTACTATAATCTCAACAGGGGAGGGAAAAAAGTTTATTTAGGACACTCACACAACCATCACAAAAGCCTTTTGGGACCTGAACAATATGGAACTATAATCCCTTCTAGAGCAACAGCACCACATCATCATCAGATGATTATGTCATATAATAATATGGGGTCACTTCCTTCTGAGTCAGAAGAGCATGAAGATATTAATGGTGGTGGTGGGGTTATGGCTATGGCTATGGCTAGGCCATTACATCATCATAATCAAATGGTGAAGAAAAGGTTTAGAACAAAGTTTACTCAAGAACAGAAGGAGAAAATGTTCAATTTTGCTGAGAAAGTTGGATGGAAAATACAAAAACAAGAGGAAACTGTGGTGCAACAATTCTGTCAAGAACTTGGAATTAAAAGAAGAGTACTTAAAGTTTGGATGCACAACAATAAGCACAATCTTGCCAAGAAAAACTCCAACGTTACCATTCCTCAAAATCAAGTTTAA